A region of Subdoligranulum variabile DNA encodes the following proteins:
- a CDS encoding ParB/RepB/Spo0J family partition protein yields the protein MKSSAKKVELAPYDDLFSTEESRQDAKLEKVREIPLSELHPFKNHPFKVKDDEAMMETADSVRQYGVLVPAIARPDPEGGYELVAGHRRHRASELAEKETMPVIVRDLDDDAATIIMVDSNLQRESLLPSERAFAYKMKLEAIKHQGERSDLTSRQVGEKSQTSIQLVASQAGESQRQVQRYIRLTELIPELLDMVDEKKIALNPAYELSFLKKEEQRDLLDAMDSEQSTPSLSQAQRLKKYSQEGHLTLDMMRVIMGEEKKSDLDKVTLSADILRKYFPKSYTPQRMQETIIKLLEGWQKKRQRDHER from the coding sequence TTGAAAAGCAGCGCGAAAAAAGTAGAGCTGGCTCCATACGATGACTTGTTTTCCACTGAGGAAAGCCGCCAGGATGCCAAGCTGGAAAAAGTACGGGAAATCCCGCTGTCTGAGCTGCATCCTTTCAAGAACCACCCCTTCAAAGTCAAGGATGACGAGGCCATGATGGAGACCGCCGACAGCGTTCGGCAGTATGGTGTTCTGGTTCCGGCGATTGCCCGCCCGGACCCGGAGGGCGGCTATGAGCTGGTGGCCGGTCACAGGCGGCACCGGGCCAGTGAGCTGGCCGAGAAAGAAACCATGCCGGTCATTGTCCGAGACCTGGACGATGATGCCGCCACCATCATCATGGTGGACAGCAACTTGCAGCGGGAAAGCCTGCTCCCCAGCGAGAGGGCCTTTGCTTACAAGATGAAGCTGGAGGCTATTAAACATCAGGGGGAACGCTCTGACTTAACTTCTCGCCAAGTTGGCGAGAAGTCGCAGACTTCTATTCAGCTTGTTGCAAGCCAAGCCGGTGAAAGCCAGCGGCAGGTGCAACGCTATATCCGCCTGACGGAGCTGATCCCTGAACTGCTGGATATGGTGGATGAAAAGAAAATCGCGCTCAACCCGGCTTATGAGCTGTCTTTCCTCAAAAAAGAGGAGCAGCGGGACTTGTTGGACGCGATGGACAGCGAACAGTCTACCCCTTCTCTCTCCCAGGCCCAGCGGCTCAAGAAATACAGCCAGGAGGGACATCTGACCCTTGATATGATGCGCGTCATCATGGGCGAGGAAAAGAAAAGCGATCTCGACAAAGTGACCCTTTCTGCCGACATCCTGCGGAAGTATTTTCCCAAGAGCTACACGCCCCAGCGGATGCAGGAAACCATCATCAAGCTGCTGGAGGGGTGGCAGAAAAAGCGCCAGAGAGACCATGAACGATGA
- the rplM gene encoding 50S ribosomal protein L13, producing the protein MSTTLAKPAEMADRKWYVIDAAGKPLGRVAAKAAVILRGKNKPTFTPNVDCGDHVIIINCDEAVLTGKKLEKKFHRTHSGWIGGLKETQYKTLMAEASDKAMTYAVKGMVPSNTLGAKAMTRLHCYKAADHSHAAQKPEAVEF; encoded by the coding sequence ATGAGCACGACTCTCGCTAAGCCCGCTGAAATGGCTGACCGCAAGTGGTATGTGATCGACGCCGCCGGCAAACCCCTCGGCCGCGTTGCTGCCAAGGCTGCTGTCATCCTGCGCGGCAAGAACAAGCCCACTTTCACTCCCAACGTTGACTGTGGCGATCATGTCATCATCATCAACTGCGACGAAGCTGTCCTGACCGGCAAGAAGCTGGAGAAGAAGTTCCATCGCACCCATTCCGGCTGGATCGGCGGCCTGAAGGAGACCCAGTACAAGACCCTGATGGCTGAGGCCAGCGACAAGGCCATGACCTATGCCGTCAAGGGCATGGTTCCCAGCAACACCCTGGGCGCCAAGGCCATGACCCGCCTGCACTGCTACAAGGCTGCTGACCATTCCCATGCGGCTCAGAAGCCCGAAGCCGTTGAGTTTTGA
- a CDS encoding Tex family protein: protein MPNHAEQLAAELNLSVKNVQGAIDLIDQGNTIPFIARYRKEATGSMDDQVLRNLGDRLEYLRGLDKRKEEVTASITEQGAMTPELTAALAKAKTLAEVEDLYRPYKPKRKTRASIAKARGLEPLADAIFRQDASLDPQAAAAAYLNEEVPDVEAALAGARDIIAERVSDDAACRAELRRYYRAFGRIASTKAKDEDSVYAQYYDYAEPIAKIPGHRVLALDRGEREGYLKVSIEVDAERAGAIAAWMFARKKTGGASAALVEEAALDAYSRLIHPSLSNELRGELSDAAAEGAIKVFGDNLRQLLLQPPIRGKTVMGLDPGYRMGCKVAVVDPTGKVLDTNVVYPVPEFKRVDQAKRIIKEMVRKNGVEVMAIGNGTAGHETEEFAAAVIRELAEESGLHLQYMVVSEAGASVYSASKLAAEEFPQFDVNLRSAVSIARRLQDPLAELVKIDPKAVGVGQYQHDMPQKRLNETLDGVVEDCVNSVGVDLNTASAPLLRRVAGVSAATAKNIVAWREEEGAFTSRAQLKKVKGLGPKAYEQCAGFLRLPEAKNRLDATAVHPESYAAAKALLEACGYTTAEIGTEKLSALPAAVKAKGEKTLCETLGVGAPTLHDIVSELCKPGRDVRDSLPKPLLRSDVMSLEDLKPGMELTGTVRNVIDFGAFVDLGVHQDGLVHISQISNRFIKHPREVLKVGDIVKVKVLSVDVAKKRIALTMKGL, encoded by the coding sequence ATGCCGAACCATGCTGAACAACTGGCCGCTGAACTGAATCTGAGCGTCAAGAACGTGCAGGGGGCCATCGATCTGATCGACCAGGGCAACACCATCCCGTTCATTGCCCGCTACCGCAAGGAGGCCACCGGCTCGATGGATGACCAGGTGCTGCGCAATCTGGGGGACCGCCTGGAATACCTGCGGGGCCTGGACAAACGCAAGGAGGAGGTCACCGCCTCCATCACCGAACAGGGGGCCATGACGCCGGAACTGACCGCAGCCCTGGCCAAGGCCAAGACGCTGGCGGAGGTGGAGGACCTTTACCGGCCCTACAAACCCAAGCGCAAGACCCGGGCCAGCATCGCCAAGGCCCGGGGGCTGGAACCCCTGGCCGACGCCATTTTCCGGCAGGACGCTTCCCTGGACCCGCAGGCTGCTGCTGCGGCGTACCTCAACGAGGAAGTGCCCGACGTGGAGGCGGCGCTGGCCGGTGCCCGGGATATCATCGCGGAAAGGGTTTCCGACGATGCAGCCTGCCGTGCCGAGCTGCGCCGGTACTACCGTGCGTTCGGACGGATCGCCAGCACCAAGGCCAAGGATGAGGACAGCGTTTATGCCCAGTATTACGACTACGCCGAGCCCATCGCCAAGATTCCTGGCCATCGCGTGCTGGCGCTGGACCGCGGCGAGCGGGAAGGGTATCTGAAGGTGAGCATCGAGGTGGATGCCGAGCGGGCCGGGGCCATTGCGGCCTGGATGTTTGCCCGCAAAAAGACCGGCGGCGCCAGCGCGGCGCTGGTGGAGGAGGCTGCCCTGGATGCCTACAGCCGGCTGATCCACCCCAGCCTTTCCAATGAACTGCGGGGAGAGCTCTCCGATGCAGCGGCCGAAGGGGCCATCAAGGTCTTCGGTGATAACCTGCGCCAGCTGCTGCTCCAGCCGCCTATCCGCGGCAAAACGGTGATGGGTCTGGATCCCGGCTACCGGATGGGCTGCAAGGTGGCGGTGGTGGATCCCACCGGCAAGGTGCTGGATACCAACGTGGTCTACCCGGTGCCGGAATTCAAGCGGGTGGACCAGGCCAAACGGATCATCAAGGAAATGGTGCGCAAAAACGGTGTGGAGGTCATGGCCATCGGCAACGGTACCGCCGGTCATGAGACCGAGGAGTTTGCCGCCGCTGTCATCCGGGAACTGGCCGAGGAATCCGGTCTGCATCTGCAGTATATGGTGGTCAGCGAGGCGGGGGCCTCGGTGTATTCGGCCAGCAAGCTGGCGGCCGAGGAATTCCCCCAGTTCGATGTGAACCTGCGCAGTGCGGTGTCCATTGCCCGCCGTCTGCAGGATCCGCTGGCGGAACTGGTCAAGATCGATCCCAAAGCGGTAGGTGTGGGGCAGTATCAGCACGATATGCCCCAGAAACGCCTGAACGAAACACTGGACGGTGTGGTGGAGGACTGCGTCAACAGCGTGGGTGTGGACCTGAATACCGCCAGCGCGCCGCTGCTGCGCCGTGTGGCAGGCGTCAGCGCCGCCACGGCCAAGAACATCGTGGCCTGGCGGGAGGAGGAGGGGGCGTTTACCTCCCGTGCCCAGCTGAAAAAGGTCAAGGGGCTGGGGCCCAAGGCTTATGAACAGTGTGCGGGCTTCCTGCGGCTGCCGGAAGCGAAAAACCGTCTGGATGCCACCGCGGTCCATCCGGAAAGCTATGCGGCGGCCAAGGCGCTGCTGGAAGCCTGCGGCTACACCACGGCAGAGATCGGCACCGAGAAATTGTCGGCGCTGCCTGCCGCCGTCAAGGCAAAGGGGGAGAAGACCCTCTGCGAAACGCTGGGCGTCGGCGCTCCCACGCTGCATGATATCGTATCGGAACTGTGCAAGCCGGGCCGCGACGTGCGGGACAGCCTGCCCAAACCGCTGCTGCGCAGCGACGTCATGAGCCTGGAGGACCTCAAACCCGGTATGGAGCTGACCGGTACGGTGCGCAACGTCATCGACTTCGGCGCCTTCGTGGATCTGGGGGTGCATCAGGATGGCCTGGTGCATATTTCTCAGATCAGCAACCGTTTCATCAAGCATCCGCGGGAGGTGCTCAAGGTCGGTGACATCGTAAAAGTGAAAGTTCTCTCTGTGGATGTTGCCAAAAAGCGTATTGCGTTGACCATGAAGGGCCTGTAA
- the rpsI gene encoding 30S ribosomal protein S9, which produces MYETKPYFYGTGRRKHSVARVRVYNGTGKMTINGRDINDYFGLETLKLLVNSPLVLTETEGKFDVVVNVVGGGCSGQAGAIRHGLSRALLQFNPELRPALKKAGFLTRDPRMKERKKYGLKAARRAPQFSKR; this is translated from the coding sequence ATGTACGAGACGAAACCTTATTTCTACGGCACCGGCCGTCGTAAGCATTCCGTTGCCCGCGTGCGTGTCTACAATGGCACCGGCAAGATGACCATCAACGGCCGCGACATCAACGATTATTTCGGCCTGGAGACCCTGAAGCTCCTGGTCAACAGCCCGCTGGTCCTCACCGAGACCGAAGGCAAGTTCGACGTGGTCGTCAACGTGGTTGGCGGCGGCTGCTCCGGCCAGGCCGGCGCTATCCGTCATGGCCTGTCCCGCGCCCTGCTGCAGTTCAACCCTGAGCTGCGCCCCGCGCTGAAGAAGGCTGGCTTCCTGACCCGCGATCCTCGTATGAAGGAACGTAAGAAGTACGGTCTCAAAGCAGCTCGTCGCGCTCCGCAGTTCAGCAAGCGATAA
- a CDS encoding ParA family protein produces MNTQIIAIANQKGGVGKTTTCANLGIGLVQAGKKVLLIDGDPQGSLTISLGHPQPDKLPFTLSDAMGRILMDEPLRPGEGILHHPEGVDLMPADIQLSGMEVSLVNAMSRETILRQYLDTLKGQYSHILIDCQPSLGMLTVNALAAANRVIIPVQAEYLPAKGLEQLLQTINKVKRQINPKLQIDGILLTMVDNRTNFAKEIAALLRETYGSKIKVFGTEIPHSVRAKEISAEGKSIFAHDPNGKVAEGYKNLTQEVIKLEKQREKSRAGSIR; encoded by the coding sequence ATGAACACGCAAATCATTGCCATTGCCAACCAGAAAGGCGGCGTTGGCAAGACAACCACCTGCGCGAACTTGGGGATCGGGCTGGTGCAGGCCGGGAAGAAGGTGCTGCTGATCGACGGGGACCCGCAAGGAAGCCTGACCATCAGCCTGGGCCATCCCCAGCCGGACAAGCTGCCCTTTACCCTGTCCGACGCTATGGGCCGTATCCTGATGGACGAGCCGCTGCGCCCTGGCGAGGGTATCTTGCACCACCCGGAAGGCGTTGACCTGATGCCCGCTGACATCCAGCTCTCCGGCATGGAGGTCTCCCTGGTGAACGCCATGAGCCGAGAGACTATCCTGCGGCAGTATCTGGACACGCTCAAGGGACAGTATTCCCATATCCTGATTGACTGCCAGCCATCCCTGGGTATGCTCACGGTCAACGCGCTGGCAGCCGCCAACAGGGTCATAATCCCCGTCCAGGCGGAGTATCTGCCCGCCAAGGGCCTGGAACAGCTGCTCCAGACGATCAATAAGGTGAAGCGGCAGATCAATCCCAAACTCCAGATCGACGGCATATTGCTGACGATGGTGGACAACCGCACCAATTTTGCCAAGGAGATCGCTGCCCTGCTGCGGGAAACCTACGGCAGCAAAATCAAGGTGTTTGGCACCGAGATTCCTCATTCCGTCCGGGCTAAAGAAATCAGCGCCGAGGGCAAAAGCATTTTTGCCCATGACCCTAATGGCAAGGTGGCCGAGGGCTACAAAAATCTGACCCAGGAGGTGATAAAACTTGAAAAGCAGCGCGAAAAAAGTAGAGCTGGCTCCATACGATGA